A genome region from Leptospiraceae bacterium includes the following:
- a CDS encoding aminotransferase class V-fold PLP-dependent enzyme: MTNWNQYYQNYPVNQELIWLNNCGTTPVGTKTIQDVTRYLEAYSKQGVFNDVEKYTTVKRRITEILSELIHCEQEEIGIIHNTSEGINFISHGLNLLTGDEILLLENEYPSNVYPFQHWEEKGVKLRFVPMANSPSLFLENLKSSITKNTKVISLSLVHWCTGMPLPTEEIGRICKEKDIEFIVDGAQGVGLLEVDVRKMNISYMAFPAWKWLLGPLGLGGIYIAKDKLATMKTIFKGQNSVVNADEYLPYKSELKAGADRFEYSTGNFTDWVYWKSTLEMLSEIGFPTVRSRIYELKEYLADGLRKNGFQIYSDAFPEFKTGILACEKSGVDSSSLVKHLRENQVISAVRLGRVRLAPHLYNSVEQLDKVIALLSR; the protein is encoded by the coding sequence ATGACAAACTGGAATCAATACTATCAAAACTATCCTGTAAATCAGGAACTAATATGGCTCAACAACTGCGGGACGACTCCCGTAGGAACAAAGACCATTCAAGACGTTACGCGCTATTTGGAGGCTTACTCCAAACAAGGTGTATTCAATGACGTAGAAAAATACACAACTGTGAAACGTAGGATTACGGAAATTCTTTCTGAACTCATTCATTGTGAACAAGAGGAAATCGGTATTATCCACAACACTTCGGAAGGAATTAATTTTATTTCCCATGGTTTGAATTTGCTAACTGGAGATGAGATTTTACTTTTAGAAAATGAATATCCAAGCAATGTATATCCTTTTCAGCATTGGGAAGAAAAAGGAGTTAAACTTCGATTTGTCCCAATGGCAAATTCGCCGAGTTTGTTTCTAGAAAATCTAAAATCTTCTATTACAAAAAATACGAAAGTAATTTCTCTATCACTTGTGCATTGGTGCACGGGAATGCCATTACCTACAGAAGAAATTGGGAGAATCTGCAAAGAAAAAGACATTGAATTTATTGTGGATGGTGCACAGGGAGTAGGGTTACTCGAAGTAGATGTTCGTAAAATGAATATATCCTATATGGCATTTCCAGCTTGGAAGTGGTTGCTTGGACCTCTCGGACTTGGCGGGATCTACATCGCAAAAGACAAATTAGCCACAATGAAAACTATTTTCAAAGGTCAAAATTCTGTCGTAAATGCAGATGAATATTTACCTTATAAGAGTGAATTGAAAGCTGGAGCGGATAGGTTTGAGTATTCTACAGGTAATTTTACGGATTGGGTATATTGGAAGTCGACCCTTGAAATGCTTTCTGAAATCGGATTTCCTACTGTACGCTCTAGAATTTATGAATTAAAAGAATACTTGGCGGATGGTCTTAGGAAAAATGGATTTCAAATTTATTCTGACGCATTTCCTGAATTTAAAACGGGAATTCTTGCCTGCGAAAAATCGGGTGTAGACTCTTCTAGTCTCGTAAAACATCTTCGAGAGAATCAAGTTATTTCTGCAGTAAGGCTTGGGCGAGTTCGTTTAGCTCCTCATCTATACAATTCAGTGGAACAATTGGACAAAGTAATCGCTTTATTGAGTCGCTAG
- a CDS encoding response regulator transcription factor, translating into MYKLILADDHPVIREGVRAYLQDSNTFSLIGMASNADELLEMVSTLNPDVVMTDLDMPGSNTFEALKRMKEEFPNIKKVIFTFHEEKSFFLKSVEASINGYILKSEPYEMISPLLNSIMNGGFAASPKMQKYLVAHSKDAIGYDSLTPREKEVLSFIAKGHSNLEIAEKFNLSVRTIEFHKNNIKEKLNLKSLADIIQYYNTLDL; encoded by the coding sequence ATGTACAAATTAATTTTAGCTGACGATCATCCAGTGATTCGAGAAGGAGTTAGAGCTTATCTGCAGGACTCTAATACATTCTCATTAATAGGAATGGCGTCAAATGCAGATGAGTTATTGGAAATGGTTTCAACTTTGAATCCTGACGTTGTTATGACAGATTTGGATATGCCAGGGTCAAACACGTTCGAAGCCTTAAAAAGAATGAAAGAAGAATTTCCGAACATTAAAAAAGTTATATTTACGTTCCATGAAGAAAAATCATTTTTCCTAAAATCAGTCGAGGCAAGTATTAATGGATATATCCTAAAATCAGAGCCTTATGAAATGATTTCACCACTTTTAAATTCCATTATGAATGGGGGATTTGCCGCCTCCCCAAAGATGCAAAAATATTTAGTTGCCCATTCGAAAGATGCAATTGGATATGATTCTTTAACTCCGAGAGAGAAAGAAGTGTTATCTTTTATTGCTAAAGGTCATTCTAATCTGGAAATTGCAGAAAAGTTTAACTTGTCTGTTAGGACTATCGAATTTCACAAAAATAATATCAAAGAGAAGTTAAACCTTAAGAGTCTCGCAGATATTATTCAATATTATAATACATTAGACTTATAA
- a CDS encoding ferritin family protein has protein sequence MNSIKNTTLLEAVASAIQHEKDCFDFYLKTYDKVKEGSVKELFRELAEDVEEHVKVIQEMYNDLSGGVEFPNLKQLSAIHKFDKTHLSKLMRKIDRNTDITYKDDIDAVQHALQVSEDARDFSNKMKDKFNDPAIKRFFNKLAFIKEEERIMVESQYLFLQQTDKTKYYWEDEALASGK, from the coding sequence ATGAATTCAATTAAGAATACTACATTATTAGAAGCTGTTGCGTCGGCAATCCAACACGAAAAAGATTGTTTTGATTTTTATCTAAAAACATATGATAAAGTGAAAGAGGGCTCGGTAAAGGAATTATTTCGTGAGTTAGCCGAAGACGTAGAAGAACATGTTAAAGTTATTCAAGAAATGTACAATGATTTAAGTGGAGGTGTGGAGTTTCCTAACCTAAAACAACTTTCCGCAATTCATAAATTTGATAAAACTCACCTCTCTAAACTCATGAGAAAAATTGACAGAAACACAGACATCACCTATAAAGATGATATTGATGCTGTTCAACATGCTCTTCAGGTATCTGAGGACGCAAGAGACTTTTCCAATAAAATGAAAGACAAATTCAATGACCCTGCAATCAAACGTTTTTTTAATAAACTTGCCTTCATCAAAGAAGAAGAGCGTATTATGGTTGAGTCTCAGTATTTATTTTTACAACAAACAGATAAAACAAAATACTATTGGGAAGACGAAGCACTCGCTAGTGGTAAATAA
- a CDS encoding cellulase family glycosylhydrolase encodes MNRLYSKNGFFSDKNGSIVLLRGVNLAGSSKIPIVPDGTTYLNQAESFLNHKNVSFIGRPFLEEDANEHFDRLKKWGFNFLRFLVTWEAIEHSGAGIYDDEYLEYIVRMVKLAEKKGFYLFIDPHQDVWSRFTGGDGAPGWTLEAVGMDIMKFKDAEMAYIHYAQGKEYKKMIWPQNYQKYPTATMFSLFFGGSVFAPNLKVEGENIQDYLQSHYLKSILRLARKISKFKNVVGFDTFNEPSSGFIGRKSLIEFGGMGNGMTQTSTPFQEMYASEGVACTIDVKFLLGNLGVTVGKRAMNPNGVSIWKKGNICVWRKHGVWNYDPNGAPMLLKPDYFYKVNGRSIDFYSDFMKPFIKNFKTVLQKVNKQFFVFIESDPAKLELKWDEKDRKGYSSVVNATHWYDAVLVFTKRHIDWFGINGFKLKPVFGKDAVKEMYSNSIASIKNMSMTEMNGCPTVIGETGIPMDMEGAYAYRTGDYNKQEFALDSIFRAIEKNLVNVTVWNYTPDNTHKLGDKWNEEDLSIYSKDTPKEVCIDGGRGTRAFSRPYPVLTEGNPVSIYFDKNKGLFKYSFRRGDFERGTCVIFIPEIHYSNGFKVLINAGTYTYKKEKNLLFFQGETGVDLYGITILKD; translated from the coding sequence ATGAATCGACTTTACTCTAAAAATGGTTTTTTTTCTGACAAAAATGGCAGTATCGTATTATTACGCGGTGTAAACCTTGCTGGTAGCTCAAAAATTCCCATTGTCCCTGATGGTACTACGTATCTGAATCAGGCAGAAAGTTTTTTAAATCACAAAAATGTATCATTCATAGGAAGACCTTTTTTAGAAGAAGATGCAAACGAACATTTTGATCGTCTGAAAAAATGGGGATTTAATTTTTTACGATTTTTAGTTACATGGGAAGCCATTGAACATAGTGGAGCAGGCATCTACGATGATGAGTATTTAGAATACATTGTTAGGATGGTAAAACTTGCAGAAAAAAAAGGATTTTACTTATTTATTGATCCCCACCAAGATGTATGGTCTCGATTTACAGGTGGTGACGGTGCTCCAGGTTGGACTTTAGAAGCAGTCGGGATGGACATTATGAAATTTAAGGATGCTGAAATGGCTTATATTCATTATGCGCAAGGTAAGGAATATAAAAAAATGATTTGGCCACAAAATTACCAAAAGTATCCGACTGCAACTATGTTTTCATTGTTTTTTGGCGGGAGTGTATTCGCTCCAAACCTAAAAGTTGAGGGAGAGAATATTCAAGATTACCTACAATCTCATTATCTAAAATCAATTCTTAGATTGGCTAGAAAAATTTCAAAATTTAAGAATGTAGTTGGATTCGATACTTTTAACGAGCCCTCTTCTGGATTTATTGGACGTAAATCTCTTATTGAATTTGGAGGAATGGGAAATGGTATGACTCAAACTTCAACCCCGTTCCAAGAAATGTATGCCTCGGAAGGTGTTGCTTGCACGATTGACGTTAAATTTCTTTTAGGCAATTTAGGAGTTACAGTCGGTAAACGTGCTATGAATCCAAATGGGGTTTCGATTTGGAAAAAGGGGAATATATGCGTTTGGCGCAAACATGGTGTGTGGAATTATGATCCAAATGGAGCACCTATGTTACTCAAACCAGATTATTTTTATAAAGTGAATGGTCGAAGTATTGACTTTTATTCCGATTTTATGAAGCCATTTATTAAAAACTTTAAGACAGTTCTACAAAAAGTAAATAAACAGTTTTTTGTTTTTATAGAAAGTGATCCAGCTAAATTAGAATTAAAATGGGATGAAAAAGATAGGAAGGGATACTCATCAGTAGTCAATGCTACTCATTGGTATGATGCTGTTTTAGTTTTTACAAAACGTCATATTGATTGGTTTGGAATCAATGGGTTTAAATTAAAACCAGTTTTTGGTAAGGACGCTGTGAAGGAAATGTACAGTAACTCCATTGCAAGTATTAAAAATATGTCTATGACGGAAATGAATGGTTGCCCAACCGTAATCGGAGAAACTGGAATACCGATGGATATGGAAGGTGCGTATGCCTATCGAACCGGAGATTATAATAAACAAGAATTTGCATTAGATTCGATTTTTCGTGCGATAGAAAAAAATCTAGTTAACGTTACTGTATGGAACTATACACCGGATAATACTCATAAACTCGGAGATAAATGGAATGAAGAAGATTTATCTATTTATTCTAAGGATACTCCTAAAGAAGTTTGTATTGATGGTGGGCGAGGAACTCGAGCGTTTTCTCGTCCTTATCCTGTTTTAACAGAGGGTAACCCTGTCTCAATTTATTTTGATAAAAATAAAGGACTTTTTAAATATTCATTTCGTAGAGGAGATTTTGAGAGGGGAACGTGTGTTATTTTTATTCCTGAAATTCATTACAGTAATGGTTTTAAAGTATTAATTAACGCAGGTACTTATACTTATAAAAAGGAAAAAAACCTTCTATTTTTTCAGGGAGAAACTGGTGTTGATTTGTATGGCATTACCATTTTGAAAGATTAA